From a region of the Listeria monocytogenes ATCC 19117 genome:
- a CDS encoding DEAD/DEAH box helicase, with protein MTSNIFEINYNGTGQSQNTNALGMREMQARVYEKRTSQYLLVKAPPASGKSRALMFVALDKLANQGIKKVIIAVPERSIGKSFQTTELAKFGFFSDWIINPKNNLMDRGTSESKVSQFVNFIRSTNSEDNIMVCTHATLRFAFEKLNDSDFDNVLLAIDEFHHVSQDDNSVLGNAMRKIMGNSSAHIIAMTGSYFRGDSVPILESTDEQKFDKATYTYFEQLEGYKYLKSFAMGYSFYRGRYTDALSEVLDTSKKTIIHIPNVNSGESTKDKYDEVDRILEELGDAKFDEKSGIWLLTGKYGRVLKIADLVNEEGREKVQEYIRNMSKLDDLDIIIALGMAKEGFDWPFAEYALTIGYRNSLTEVVQIIGRVTRDSSNKTHAQFTNLIAQPDAQDDEVMFAVNNVMKAITASLLMESVLAPNFNFKRKDNDDQKSKGTEIFIKGLKETSTERSKNIIQNDLNDLKATILQDSQIQQAIAAGVSAKVINKQLVLRVIMNTYPDLSNDETEEVRQHLVAQAVIQSAEHEEGTGGNQFLRMANKFINIDEIAIDLIDEVNPFQRAYEVISKEIDAPTLRFIQDYMDGIKFTFSEDELVMLYPQIVQFKNENGRIPDKSSSDQYEQRLAYALLRLEQLRRERQDGQA; from the coding sequence ATGACATCAAATATTTTTGAAATTAATTATAATGGTACTGGACAAAGCCAAAATACAAATGCGTTAGGAATGCGTGAGATGCAGGCGCGTGTCTATGAAAAACGTACATCTCAATATCTATTAGTTAAAGCTCCCCCTGCATCAGGGAAATCACGCGCTTTGATGTTTGTAGCTTTGGATAAGCTCGCAAATCAAGGCATAAAAAAAGTAATTATTGCAGTTCCAGAACGTTCAATTGGAAAATCTTTTCAAACCACAGAACTAGCAAAATTCGGCTTCTTCTCTGATTGGATTATTAATCCCAAAAACAATCTCATGGATCGTGGAACAAGTGAAAGTAAAGTGTCTCAGTTTGTTAATTTTATTCGTTCAACAAACTCAGAAGATAATATTATGGTTTGCACCCACGCGACTCTACGTTTTGCTTTTGAAAAATTGAATGATTCTGACTTTGACAATGTTTTACTTGCCATTGATGAGTTTCATCATGTATCACAAGATGATAATTCTGTTCTTGGTAATGCGATGCGTAAAATTATGGGAAATTCTTCTGCGCATATCATTGCAATGACAGGTTCCTACTTTCGAGGTGATTCAGTACCAATTTTAGAGTCTACTGATGAGCAAAAATTTGATAAGGCAACCTATACTTATTTTGAACAACTTGAAGGTTATAAATATCTAAAGAGTTTTGCAATGGGCTATAGCTTTTATCGAGGTCGTTATACTGATGCACTTTCAGAAGTTTTGGATACCTCAAAGAAAACAATTATTCATATTCCAAATGTAAATTCCGGCGAATCCACCAAAGATAAATATGATGAAGTTGACCGTATTCTAGAAGAATTAGGTGATGCAAAATTTGATGAAAAATCAGGGATTTGGCTACTAACTGGAAAATATGGACGAGTATTAAAAATTGCTGATTTGGTTAATGAAGAAGGTCGTGAAAAAGTTCAAGAATATATCCGAAATATGTCTAAACTAGATGACTTGGACATTATTATTGCACTTGGTATGGCAAAAGAGGGATTTGACTGGCCTTTCGCAGAATATGCTTTAACAATTGGTTATCGTAATTCATTAACTGAAGTTGTGCAAATTATTGGGCGCGTGACTCGTGATAGTTCAAATAAAACTCATGCACAATTTACCAATTTAATTGCTCAACCAGATGCTCAAGATGATGAGGTCATGTTTGCGGTTAATAATGTCATGAAAGCAATCACTGCAAGTCTTTTGATGGAATCTGTATTAGCTCCAAACTTTAACTTTAAGCGTAAAGATAATGATGACCAAAAATCAAAAGGAACAGAAATATTCATCAAAGGTTTAAAAGAGACCAGTACTGAGCGTTCAAAAAATATTATTCAAAACGATTTGAATGACTTGAAAGCGACTATTTTACAAGACAGTCAAATTCAGCAAGCTATTGCTGCCGGTGTAAGTGCAAAAGTGATTAATAAGCAACTTGTACTGCGAGTGATAATGAATACCTATCCTGATTTGTCAAATGATGAGACTGAGGAAGTTCGTCAGCACTTAGTTGCACAAGCTGTCATTCAGTCTGCGGAACATGAAGAAGGAACAGGCGGGAATCAATTTCTTAGAATGGCGAATAAATTTATAAATATTGATGAAATTGCAATTGATTTGATTGATGAAGTAAATCCCTTCCAGCGTGCCTATGAGGTTATTTCAAAGGAAATTGATGCACCAACTTTACGCTTTATCCAAGATTATATGGATGGTATAAAATTCACTTTTTCTGAAGATGAATTAGTTATGTTGTATCCTCAAATTGTTCAATTTAAAAATGAAAATGGTAGAATTCCAGATAAGTCTAGTTCAGATCAATACGAGCAAAGATTAGCCTATGCTTTATTACGTTTGGAGCAACTAAGAAGAGAGAGACAAGATGGACAAGCTTAA